In Arachis hypogaea cultivar Tifrunner chromosome 17, arahy.Tifrunner.gnm2.J5K5, whole genome shotgun sequence, a single window of DNA contains:
- the LOC112765661 gene encoding uncharacterized protein isoform X2 — translation MGTASSMLTQYDIEEVQEHCDNLFSQQEIVSLYQRFCQLDRNAKGFISSDEFLSVPEFAMNPLSQMVDGINFKDFVAFLSAFSAKATAQHKIELIFKVYDSDRNGKVSFNDIVEVLKDLSGSFMSDEQRERVLSQVLKEAGYTKDSSLTLDDFIKVLGQSELKMDVEIPVD, via the exons ATGGGAACTGCTTCATCTATGCTTACTCAGTATGATATCGAAGAAGTGCAGGAACACTGCGACAATTTAT TTTCGCAGCAGGAGATAGTGTCGTTGTACCAAAGGTTTTGTCAGCTTGATCGCAACGCTAAGGGTTTCATCTCTTCCGATGAGTTCCTCTCCGTCCCTGAGTTCGCCATGAATCCACTTTCTCAG ATGGTGGATGGTATAAATTTCAAGGACTTTGTGGCATTCTTATCTGCTTTTAGCGCTAAAGCTACTGCACAACATAAAATTGAAC TTATTTTCAAAGTATATGATTCGGACCGTAATGGGAAGGTGTCTTTCAATGATATAGTGGAAGTCCTAAAAGATTTGTCTGGTTCATTCATGTCTGATGAACAGAGAGAG CGAGTTTTGAGCCAAGTTCTCAAAGAAGCCGGATACACAAAAGACTCCTCTTTGACATTGGACGACTTCATTAAG GTTCTTGGCCAATCCGAACTAAAAATGGATGTTGAAATCCCTGTCGATTGA
- the LOC112765661 gene encoding uncharacterized protein isoform X1, with protein sequence MGTASSMLTQYDIEEVQEHCDNLFSQQEIVSLYQRFCQLDRNAKGFISSDEFLSVPEFAMNPLSQRLLKMVDGINFKDFVAFLSAFSAKATAQHKIELIFKVYDSDRNGKVSFNDIVEVLKDLSGSFMSDEQRERVLSQVLKEAGYTKDSSLTLDDFIKVLGQSELKMDVEIPVD encoded by the exons ATGGGAACTGCTTCATCTATGCTTACTCAGTATGATATCGAAGAAGTGCAGGAACACTGCGACAATTTAT TTTCGCAGCAGGAGATAGTGTCGTTGTACCAAAGGTTTTGTCAGCTTGATCGCAACGCTAAGGGTTTCATCTCTTCCGATGAGTTCCTCTCCGTCCCTGAGTTCGCCATGAATCCACTTTCTCAG AGGTTACTGAAGATGGTGGATGGTATAAATTTCAAGGACTTTGTGGCATTCTTATCTGCTTTTAGCGCTAAAGCTACTGCACAACATAAAATTGAAC TTATTTTCAAAGTATATGATTCGGACCGTAATGGGAAGGTGTCTTTCAATGATATAGTGGAAGTCCTAAAAGATTTGTCTGGTTCATTCATGTCTGATGAACAGAGAGAG CGAGTTTTGAGCCAAGTTCTCAAAGAAGCCGGATACACAAAAGACTCCTCTTTGACATTGGACGACTTCATTAAG GTTCTTGGCCAATCCGAACTAAAAATGGATGTTGAAATCCCTGTCGATTGA
- the LOC112766618 gene encoding amino acid permease 1, translating into MEVESVVGANSNSNALLDDDGKARRTGTVWSASAHIITAVIGAGVLSLAWAMAQLGWILGTASILIFAGVTLFTSNLLADCYRSPHPVTGKRNHTYMEAVKAHLGGRMHMICGLIQYSNLVGIAIGYTITTSISVVTIVKNNCMKKHNGSEADCHFSNNPSIIGIAIAEIFLSQIPNFHKLSWISFLAAIMSFGYAFIGIGLSLTVIIQGKGKSTSLFMGKTGQSSAENIWNMLVALGNIALANSFAQISIDIQDSLKSTPAENKVMKMANSIGIITMSIIFLLSGGAGYAAFGADTPGSILNTTGNEHVWLVYMGNVFIIVHILGAYQVLIQPFYHIVELLVSQRWASSNFINKEYFVGIGKIQFSINLFRLIWRTIFVVVASVLAMAMPFFNDMLALLGAIGFWPLAVYFPIQMIIVKRNIRKGTMPWIGLQSLSLVCMIVSIAAACAAIHGLGQALGKYKPFMYKA; encoded by the exons atggaagtGGAGTCGGTTGTTGGTGCAAATTCAAATTCGAATGCTCTTCTGGACGATGATGGCAAAGCCAGAAGAACTG GGACGGTATGGAGTGCGAGTGCACACATCATAACAGCAGTGATCGGAGCCGGAGTGTTATCGTTAGCATGGGCGATGGCGCAATTAGGATGGATCTTAGGCACAGCATCTATCTTGATCTTTGCTGGAGTTACTCTTTTCACTTCTAATCTTCTAGCAGATTGTTATAGATCGCCTCACCCAGTTACTGGCAAGAGAAATCACACTTACATGGAAGCTGTAAAAGCTCACTTAG GAGGAAGAATGCATATGATTTGTGGATTGATCCAGTATAGCAATCTCGTTGGAATTGCAATTGGCTACACAATAACTACATCTATAAGTGTGGT GACAATTGTGAAGAACAATTGCATGAAGAAGCATAATGGGAGTGAAGCTGATTGCCATTTTTCAAATAATCCATCTATTATTGGCATTGCAATTGCTGAAATCTTCCTTTCTCAAATTCCTAATTTTCACAAGCTATCTTGGATCTCCTTCTTAGCAGCAATCATGTCTTTTGGATATGCCTTTATTGGCATTGGGCTTTCTCTTACAGTCATTATCCAAG GAAAGGGAAAGAGTACTTCTTTATTTATGGGCAAAACAGGGCAAAGTTCAGCAGAAAATATTTGGAATATGCTCGTTGCACTTGGAAACATTGCACTCGCTAATTCCTTTGCTCAAATTTCCATAGACATACAG GATAGTTTAAAGTCAACACCAGCAGAAAACAAAGTGATGAAGATGGCAAATAGCATTGGAATAATTACAATGAGCATTATCTTCCTCTTATCTGGTGGTGCTGGATATGCAGCCTTTGGAGCAGACACTCCTGGGAGCATTCTCAACACCACTGGAAATGAACATGTGTGGCTTGTTTATATGGGTAATGTCTTCATTATTGTCCACATTCTTGGAGCATATCAG GTACTTATCCAACCATTTTATCACATAGTGGAATTATTGGTGAGTCAAAGGTGGGCAAGCTCAAACTTCATAAATAAGGAGTATTTTGTGGGAATTGGCAAAATtcaatttagcatcaatttattCAGGCTTATTTGGAGGACCATATTTGTGGTGGTTGCAAGTGTGttagccatggcaatgccatttTTTAATGACATGCTTGCCCTTCTTGGTGCAATTGGGTTTTGGCCTCTAGCTGTCTATTTCCCAATACAAATGATCATTGTCAAGAGAAATATAAGAAAAGGAACCATGCCATGGATTGGGCTTCAATCTTTGAGCCTTGTGTGCATGATTGTTTCAATTGCAGCAGCATGTGCTGCTATTCATGGGTTGGGCCAAGCCCTTGGTAAATACAAGCCCTTTATGTATAAGGCCTAG
- the LOC112765192 gene encoding NADH dehydrogenase [ubiquinone] flavoprotein 2, mitochondrial produces MLARLAASRLSGIRQIFRQPSRAFSTALNYHIDSPDNNPDLPWEFSDANKSKVKEILSHYPSNYKQSAVIPLLDLAQQQHGGWLPVSAMNAVAKVVEVAPIRVYEVATFYSMFNRTKVGKYHLLVCGTTPCMIRGSRDIEGALLKHLGVKRNEVTKDGLFSVGEMECMGCCVNAPMITVADYSNGSEGYTYNYYEDVTPEKVVEIVEKLRKGEKPPYGTQNPQRIMSGPEGGNTTLLSEPKPPPCRDLDAC; encoded by the exons ATGCTGGCACGCCTCGCCGCCAGTCGCCTCAGTGGGATCCGCCAGATTTTCCGTCag CCTTCTAGGGCTTTCTCAACCGCTCTGAACTAT CACATCGATTCTCCCGATAACAACCCTGACCTTCCTTGGGAATTCAGCGATGCTAACAAAAGCaag GTCAAGGAGATTTTGTCTCACTATCCATCCAACTATAAGCAATCTGCAGTGATCCCTCTGCTTGATCTTGCCCAACAGCAGCATGGGGGCTGGCTCCCTGTTTCTGCAATGAATGCG GTGGCTAAGGTTGTAGAGGTTGCTCCTATTCGAGTATACGAGGTTGCAACATTTTACTCGATGTTTAATAGAACTAAG GTTGGGAAGTACCATCTATTGGTTTGTGGCACAACTCCTTGTATGATACGTGGTTCACGAGATATTGAAGGTGCTTTATTGAAGCATTTGGGAGTGAAGCGCAACG AAGTAACAAAAGATGGTTTGTTTTCCGTTGGGGAAATGGAATGCATG GGATGTTGTGTGAATGCTCCTATGATCACAGTGGCTGATTATTCGAATGGATCAGAAGGATACACATATAATTACTAT GAAGACGTTACCCCAGAGAAAGTAGTAGAGATAGTAGAAAAGCTCAGAAAGGGCGAGAAGCCACCG TATGGCACACAAAATCCACAGCGGATTATGAGTGGACCCGAAGGAGGGAATACTACTTTGTTGAGTGAGCCGAAGCCTCCTCCATGCCGCGACCTTGATGCCTGCTGA